A portion of the Mesobacillus sp. AQ2 genome contains these proteins:
- a CDS encoding ABC transporter substrate-binding protein, translated as MKKPMRQVILLMLVSILTLSLAACGSGSKQSTGDGEKKTVKIGYLPITHAVPLYIEKEMQEYENFNLELVKFGSWPELMDALNTGRIDGASVLVTLAMKAKEQGIDLSAVALGHRDGNVFVTANDINSAEDLKGKNFAIPHKFSTHNILLYQMLKQNGLKYEDVKAVEMPPAEMPAALAEGRIAGYVVAEPFGAISVSIDKGKVLYQDQDVWKDSIDCTLVLRNDFIKKENKIAQEFVDQYVKAGDVAELKDEKTQDMSSKYMKVEKDVLDLSFQWISYDDLKIKEAEFEQLSENLIEMGLMENPPTYSEFVDHSLIDKAK; from the coding sequence ATGAAAAAGCCAATGCGTCAAGTCATCCTGCTTATGCTGGTTTCAATCCTCACCCTGTCATTAGCTGCATGCGGTTCCGGCAGCAAACAATCAACAGGAGATGGCGAGAAAAAAACGGTTAAGATTGGCTATCTGCCAATTACACACGCTGTCCCGCTTTATATTGAAAAAGAAATGCAAGAATACGAGAATTTCAATTTGGAACTTGTCAAATTCGGTTCCTGGCCAGAACTGATGGATGCATTGAATACAGGCCGAATAGATGGAGCTTCTGTTTTGGTTACATTAGCGATGAAGGCGAAGGAACAGGGGATTGATTTAAGTGCCGTCGCCTTGGGACACCGAGATGGAAATGTATTCGTCACAGCAAACGATATCAACAGTGCAGAAGATCTAAAAGGGAAAAATTTTGCGATTCCGCATAAATTTTCGACTCACAACATTTTGTTGTATCAGATGTTAAAGCAAAATGGGCTGAAATATGAGGATGTAAAGGCAGTTGAAATGCCGCCTGCAGAAATGCCGGCAGCTTTGGCAGAAGGAAGGATAGCCGGTTATGTAGTAGCAGAACCATTTGGTGCCATTTCCGTTTCCATTGATAAGGGCAAGGTCCTTTACCAGGATCAGGACGTTTGGAAAGACTCGATCGACTGCACTTTGGTGTTGCGTAATGATTTTATCAAAAAGGAAAATAAGATTGCGCAGGAATTTGTCGACCAGTATGTCAAGGCTGGTGATGTGGCCGAGTTAAAGGATGAAAAGACCCAGGATATGTCTTCAAAGTATATGAAAGTTGAGAAGGATGTGCTTGATCTCTCATTCCAATGGATCTCTTATGATGATTTGAAAATCAAGGAAGCGGAATTTGAGCAGCTTAGCGAAAATCTCATCGAAATGGGATTGATGGAAAACCCTCCAACTTACAGTGAATTTGTCGACCATTCTTTAATAGATAAAGCGAAGTGA
- a CDS encoding ABC transporter permease has translation MMKLRTILNAVIGFSLLIAVWQLIIVIGDYDQVLFPPPIKVWEGILSLIQDGTLFTHFQVSLYRFLAGYLSAVLAAVLLGLILGRIPLLWNVLDPVAQILRPVSPIAWSPFIVLWFGIGDIPAIVIIFIAAFFPVLLSTVSAVRKVDRNYLKVAQNLEIKGFKLLTKIIFPAAFPYIANGLHIAVGTAWIFLVAGEMVGAQSGLGYLIIDARNSMRLDLVMAGIVFIGISGLLLDKAVGVFEAWINRQWGIGKN, from the coding sequence ATCATGAAACTCAGAACTATTTTGAATGCGGTCATAGGATTTTCCTTATTGATTGCAGTATGGCAATTGATCATTGTGATTGGCGATTACGATCAGGTCCTGTTTCCTCCCCCGATCAAGGTGTGGGAAGGGATCCTTTCCCTGATTCAAGACGGGACCCTGTTTACACATTTTCAGGTCAGTCTATACCGGTTCCTTGCAGGGTATTTATCCGCGGTCCTAGCAGCGGTCCTGCTTGGTTTGATTCTTGGGCGAATCCCATTACTATGGAATGTTCTTGACCCGGTAGCCCAGATTTTACGTCCAGTTTCTCCGATTGCGTGGTCACCTTTTATTGTCCTTTGGTTCGGAATAGGGGATATCCCGGCAATCGTCATTATCTTTATTGCTGCGTTTTTCCCTGTATTGCTGTCAACAGTTTCGGCCGTACGGAAAGTGGATCGGAATTATTTGAAGGTGGCTCAGAACCTAGAAATTAAGGGGTTCAAGCTATTGACGAAAATCATTTTCCCGGCAGCTTTCCCCTATATTGCGAATGGCCTTCATATTGCGGTTGGAACTGCCTGGATCTTTCTAGTGGCAGGCGAGATGGTCGGGGCGCAATCAGGGTTGGGATATTTGATCATTGATGCAAGAAACTCAATGAGACTTGACTTAGTAATGGCAGGCATTGTATTTATTGGGATTTCCGGGCTGCTCCTGGATAAAGCAGTGGGTGTATTTGAAGCCTGGATTAACCGGCAATGGGGGATAGGGAAAAATTAA
- a CDS encoding helix-turn-helix domain-containing protein, whose product MRESKYDLPCNIAQTLNIIGDRWTLLVLHEILAGRTTFNEIKKELNGISSNILSDRLKHLEQAGLVISSLYSEHPPRYEYRLTESGKELEGVFNAMIMWGRNNLEKCYKKLIHTECKHEVELAYYCPHCKRNVDEVEAIELEKVDTTGLK is encoded by the coding sequence ATGAGAGAATCTAAATATGATTTGCCATGCAATATCGCCCAGACCTTGAATATCATTGGAGATCGGTGGACCTTACTGGTATTGCACGAAATCTTAGCAGGAAGAACCACTTTCAATGAAATAAAGAAAGAACTCAATGGTATTTCATCCAATATACTGTCGGACCGCTTAAAACATTTGGAGCAGGCGGGACTCGTGATCTCTTCCCTTTATTCAGAACATCCCCCAAGATATGAATACAGGCTTACAGAAAGCGGCAAAGAACTCGAAGGAGTTTTTAATGCCATGATCATGTGGGGCAGGAACAATCTTGAAAAATGCTACAAGAAGTTAATTCATACAGAGTGCAAGCACGAAGTGGAGTTAGCCTACTATTGTCCCCACTGCAAAAGAAATGTTGATGAAGTTGAAGCAATCGAGCTTGAAAAAGTAGACACAACTGGACTCAAATAA
- a CDS encoding DUF4242 domain-containing protein, producing the protein MATLYLVESIFNSAVKDKEAFEKKAGEIRDELGKQNATLIEVQVAKDLSRAFFILEAEERNVINEGLRALGVPVTLIKPVRLVGRDLEEVKKQADKVNYLVEWNLPENLTMDAYLERKSKNSVHYSEVPEVTFSRTYVCEDMTKCLCFYDSPDESTVKKAREAVKAPIDTITELS; encoded by the coding sequence ATGGCAACTTTATATTTAGTGGAATCAATTTTTAACAGTGCAGTGAAAGATAAAGAGGCTTTTGAAAAGAAGGCCGGTGAGATCCGTGATGAGTTAGGCAAGCAAAATGCCACTTTAATTGAGGTCCAAGTGGCAAAGGATTTATCAAGGGCTTTCTTTATTCTTGAGGCGGAAGAGCGAAATGTCATCAATGAAGGTTTAAGAGCATTAGGAGTTCCTGTCACTCTAATCAAGCCTGTCCGTCTTGTCGGAAGGGATTTAGAGGAAGTAAAGAAACAGGCAGACAAAGTGAATTACCTTGTTGAATGGAACCTTCCAGAAAACCTGACAATGGATGCTTACCTAGAAAGGAAATCCAAGAATTCCGTTCACTATTCGGAAGTTCCTGAAGTCACATTCTCAAGGACCTATGTATGTGAAGATATGACAAAATGCCTTTGCTTCTATGATTCTCCAGATGAGTCTACAGTCAAGAAGGCTCGCGAAGCTGTTAAGGCGCCGATCGATACCATTACTGAATTGTCATAA
- a CDS encoding acyl-CoA dehydrogenase family protein, translating to MTSLAVLIQEQLKPFVRRIDAEAYYAEEFLKSIGKAGFLNSDTGVDFSTEVHVVEEVSKVCMTTGFNLWCHLASLTYIRNSDNRYLKEEILPQLENGQLLGGTGLSNPMKYYAGLETLHLKATKTNEGYRVNGQLPSVSNLGKDHWFGIIAEVSPDQRMMAVVPCHAEGLTLKAKLEYLGVNGSATYSCAFDEVTIPEKWVVSHDVDTFIEKIRPAFVLYQIPLGLGVTEASIASIRQVCNKQGGCNDYLSIQPDDLEKELEQIRKETYKLAGGETLLQQWKDLLQLRLRTAYLTSKAAHGSMLHQGGAGYLKYSAPSRRLRESYFLVNLTPTVKHLEKMLHQVK from the coding sequence ATGACGAGTTTGGCGGTCTTAATCCAGGAACAGCTTAAGCCATTCGTGCGCAGGATTGACGCTGAAGCCTATTATGCGGAGGAATTTCTTAAAAGCATTGGCAAAGCTGGATTCTTGAATTCCGATACTGGGGTAGACTTTTCAACAGAAGTCCATGTGGTAGAAGAAGTATCTAAAGTCTGCATGACAACTGGTTTTAACCTTTGGTGCCACCTTGCATCATTAACTTATATCCGAAATAGTGATAATAGGTACTTAAAGGAAGAAATTTTACCTCAGTTGGAAAATGGCCAGCTTCTGGGCGGGACCGGGCTTTCCAATCCGATGAAGTATTATGCCGGGCTGGAAACATTGCATTTAAAAGCGACGAAAACGAATGAAGGATATAGGGTGAATGGGCAATTGCCTTCTGTTTCAAATCTGGGTAAGGACCATTGGTTCGGGATCATTGCAGAGGTTAGCCCCGATCAAAGAATGATGGCAGTAGTTCCTTGCCATGCAGAGGGACTTACTTTGAAAGCAAAGCTTGAGTATTTAGGCGTGAACGGCAGTGCCACTTATTCATGTGCATTCGATGAAGTGACAATTCCTGAGAAATGGGTTGTCTCGCATGATGTGGATACATTCATTGAAAAAATCAGGCCGGCCTTTGTCCTATATCAAATCCCGCTTGGTCTGGGTGTAACAGAGGCATCGATCGCTTCCATCCGTCAGGTTTGCAATAAGCAGGGAGGCTGCAATGACTATCTTTCCATTCAGCCTGATGATCTAGAAAAAGAATTAGAGCAAATCCGTAAAGAAACATATAAGCTTGCTGGCGGAGAGACTCTCTTGCAACAATGGAAAGACCTCCTTCAATTACGATTGCGTACTGCCTATCTAACTTCAAAAGCTGCTCATGGCAGCATGCTTCATCAAGGCGGAGCGGGTTATCTGAAGTACAGTGCGCCATCAAGAAGATTAAGAGAATCCTATTTTCTTGTTAATCTGACTCCTACGGTCAAGCATCTTGAAAAAATGCTCCATCAAGTTAAATAG
- a CDS encoding ABC transporter permease, translating into MNLAWKEMKKNKVRFIILGSIVFLVSLLTFIISGLANGLSQDNASLIKDLPDGYFYMNAEADETFNLSKIDSNVQEKLLNDQKDAMALSIQMGFLNDEQGKQQSVAFVTSTKSNLFKDIKAGEVWLDRSMEDKGIKVGDTLTNNQFSGEFIVKGFVEQTKFSHAPVAFINIENYKEMYRVEEMQLVFAPGEDQAEEVNGLQSFSKKEFLNSIPSYNAEQMSLNMIVWFLVVISGMLFAIFFYMMNVQKIGLYGILKAIGLKTSKLFRMMWAQMIFITGTSLVLSIAFSQIFNMIAPKEMPFSLPIETIAQLSVVFLIIGFVGATLSGIQIKKVEPLHAIQQGEV; encoded by the coding sequence ATGAACCTTGCCTGGAAAGAAATGAAGAAAAATAAAGTGAGATTTATAATATTAGGTTCGATTGTTTTTCTGGTTAGTTTGTTAACCTTTATTATTTCTGGTTTAGCAAATGGATTGTCGCAGGATAATGCGTCCTTAATCAAAGATTTACCAGACGGGTATTTTTACATGAATGCAGAGGCGGATGAAACCTTTAATCTGTCTAAAATAGATAGCAATGTTCAGGAAAAGTTACTGAACGATCAGAAAGATGCTATGGCACTTTCGATCCAAATGGGCTTTTTGAATGATGAGCAGGGAAAACAGCAAAGCGTGGCTTTTGTAACTTCAACCAAATCAAACTTATTTAAGGATATCAAAGCCGGCGAAGTTTGGTTGGATCGTTCAATGGAGGATAAGGGAATAAAAGTTGGGGATACGTTGACGAACAATCAATTCAGTGGCGAGTTTATTGTAAAAGGTTTTGTTGAACAAACGAAGTTCAGCCATGCACCTGTTGCTTTCATTAATATAGAGAACTACAAAGAAATGTATCGAGTAGAGGAAATGCAATTAGTATTCGCACCTGGTGAGGATCAAGCAGAAGAAGTGAATGGTTTGCAGTCATTTTCTAAGAAAGAATTCCTCAATAGTATTCCAAGTTATAATGCGGAACAAATGTCTCTTAACATGATTGTCTGGTTCTTAGTCGTAATCAGTGGAATGCTGTTCGCGATCTTCTTCTATATGATGAATGTTCAAAAGATTGGCTTGTACGGCATCTTAAAAGCAATCGGCCTGAAAACTAGTAAGTTATTCAGAATGATGTGGGCACAAATGATTTTTATTACAGGAACGTCACTTGTTTTGTCTATTGCATTCAGCCAAATCTTCAATATGATTGCACCAAAAGAGATGCCTTTCAGTTTGCCAATCGAGACAATAGCACAATTGTCTGTAGTATTTTTGATCATCGGATTTGTCGGAGCTACATTGTCTGGTATTCAAATTAAAAAAGTCGAACCACTACACGCGATACAACAAGGAGAGGTGTAA
- a CDS encoding ABC transporter ATP-binding protein: MALFQIDEVRKTFTNGEVEEEILKGINLSLKEGEIIALVGASGSGKSTLLTIAAGLQPTSEGHVIFEGENLTDMSPEQVRKIRASKFGFVFQFAHLVPFLTVEEQLMLMLDVSEAKLEKREQKREIKRILELVGMEHRKNAYPSSLSGGEKQRVAIARAIIHKPKVLFADEPTASLDSKRSKDIMTLIRDLTKTLNITTLMVTHDEEMLRYADHIIKMSDGQIAK, from the coding sequence ATGGCATTATTTCAAATTGATGAAGTGAGAAAGACGTTTACGAATGGGGAAGTCGAAGAAGAAATACTAAAAGGAATCAACCTCTCACTTAAAGAAGGAGAAATAATCGCCTTAGTGGGTGCATCCGGTTCTGGTAAAAGTACGCTGCTTACAATTGCTGCTGGCCTCCAGCCTACATCGGAAGGACATGTTATTTTTGAAGGCGAAAATTTGACGGACATGAGTCCAGAGCAGGTCAGAAAAATAAGGGCAAGTAAATTCGGTTTTGTCTTTCAATTTGCACACCTTGTCCCGTTCCTGACCGTTGAAGAACAACTCATGCTGATGTTAGATGTTTCGGAAGCAAAGTTAGAGAAACGGGAACAAAAAAGAGAAATTAAACGGATTCTGGAATTGGTGGGAATGGAACATCGGAAAAATGCTTATCCATCTTCCTTATCAGGCGGGGAAAAACAGAGGGTGGCAATTGCCCGTGCCATCATTCATAAGCCTAAAGTTCTTTTTGCAGACGAACCAACTGCAAGCCTGGATTCAAAGAGATCTAAAGATATCATGACATTAATCAGAGATTTAACCAAGACATTAAATATTACTACCTTAATGGTCACTCATGATGAGGAAATGCTTCGTTACGCTGACCACATCATTAAAATGAGTGATGGCCAAATTGCAAAATGA
- a CDS encoding HAMP domain-containing sensor histidine kinase, translating into MKSLYVKFVVITIGIMVFSSILAFIVSNAYYQQNLKPQNDQKITKIAHSIARYTYEHPDANLNEYLGNISDIGYQIYLVDHSGEESFFGSSFRDKSLSASTKESVLNGNDYHGILHFPQKTFVTGFFANELKNTIGVPLTHNGVNYALFVRPDIKFLFNEMHLLFGWMLLITIMLSIVIVLVSTKYLVKPISKLTTATKSLSNGDFNVELEITRHDELGELSHSFLRMARRLEQMEDMRKEFISNISHDIQSPLSNIKAYTNLLENKSVSAEERGHYFSIINGEIRRLSTLTKQLLILASLDRNEDILKKRRYNVGQQIKELLRNYQWLVNEKNIMLSYTLPDIEINGDPSLLNTVWDNLLTNAIKYNQSGGSIDISIEEKGEMIAVIFEDTGIGLSKTEIERIFDRFYRADTSRTRTTEGTGLGLSIVWTVVKLHDGHIKVDSKDHEGSTFIIELPSN; encoded by the coding sequence ATGAAATCTCTTTATGTGAAGTTTGTTGTCATTACGATCGGAATCATGGTTTTTAGCAGTATCCTGGCCTTTATCGTATCCAATGCTTATTACCAGCAAAATTTGAAGCCGCAGAACGATCAAAAAATCACAAAGATTGCTCATTCGATTGCCAGGTACACGTACGAGCATCCTGATGCCAACCTGAACGAGTACCTGGGGAATATTTCTGATATTGGCTATCAGATTTACTTGGTTGACCATTCTGGGGAAGAATCTTTCTTTGGCTCATCGTTCAGGGACAAAAGTCTTTCAGCCTCAACGAAAGAGTCCGTATTAAACGGCAATGATTATCATGGTATTCTTCATTTTCCGCAAAAAACGTTTGTAACGGGCTTTTTTGCAAATGAATTAAAGAATACAATCGGTGTTCCGTTAACACATAATGGAGTGAATTATGCTCTTTTCGTCAGGCCTGATATCAAATTTCTTTTTAATGAGATGCATCTTTTATTTGGATGGATGCTTTTAATCACGATTATGTTAAGTATCGTCATCGTACTGGTCAGTACCAAGTATTTGGTCAAACCTATTTCGAAACTAACAACTGCCACAAAATCACTCTCGAATGGCGACTTTAATGTTGAACTCGAGATCACTCGCCATGATGAATTAGGAGAACTTTCACATAGTTTTTTACGGATGGCAAGAAGATTGGAGCAAATGGAAGACATGAGAAAGGAGTTCATCTCGAACATTTCGCATGATATCCAGTCCCCTCTTTCCAATATAAAAGCATATACAAATCTATTGGAAAATAAGTCAGTCAGTGCAGAAGAAAGAGGCCATTACTTTTCGATTATTAATGGTGAAATCAGAAGACTGTCTACTTTAACCAAACAACTATTAATCCTTGCCTCGTTAGATCGTAATGAGGATATATTGAAAAAAAGACGTTATAATGTGGGCCAGCAAATTAAGGAATTGCTGCGAAATTATCAATGGCTGGTAAATGAAAAAAATATTATGCTCAGCTACACCTTACCAGACATTGAAATCAACGGAGACCCTTCTCTCCTGAATACTGTTTGGGATAATTTATTGACGAATGCCATCAAATATAATCAATCTGGCGGCAGTATCGACATATCGATTGAAGAAAAAGGGGAAATGATCGCAGTAATCTTTGAAGATACAGGAATAGGATTGAGCAAAACAGAAATAGAGAGGATCTTTGATCGCTTTTATCGGGCAGATACATCAAGAACAAGGACAACCGAGGGAACAGGACTTGGGCTTTCGATTGTCTGGACTGTTGTCAAGCTGCATGATGGCCATATTAAAGTAGATAGTAAAGATCATGAAGGAAGTACTTTTATTATCGAGTTGCCAAGTAACTAA
- a CDS encoding YdhK family protein — protein sequence MKSNKFLSIIITLIMALVLSACNGNNNTSAPPENNADKKTEESNEHMEMDHSSSGEVPEELEVAENPTYPVGSQAVMHAKHMKGMDGAVATIAGAYNTTVYSVSYTPTNGGERVEDHKWVIHEEIENAGKEPFKPGDEVKLNADHMKGMNGATAVIDSAEETTVYMVDFKNTETGKEVKNHKWVIESELSPQK from the coding sequence ATGAAATCCAATAAATTTTTGTCCATTATAATCACTCTGATTATGGCTCTCGTTTTATCTGCTTGTAACGGAAACAACAACACTTCAGCTCCACCTGAAAATAACGCAGATAAAAAAACGGAAGAATCCAATGAACATATGGAAATGGATCATTCAAGTTCAGGTGAGGTTCCCGAAGAACTAGAAGTTGCGGAAAATCCAACCTACCCGGTTGGGAGCCAAGCTGTCATGCACGCAAAACATATGAAGGGAATGGACGGGGCAGTTGCAACCATTGCAGGAGCCTATAATACAACAGTTTATTCGGTTTCCTATACTCCTACAAATGGTGGTGAACGCGTAGAGGACCATAAATGGGTCATTCATGAAGAAATTGAGAACGCAGGCAAAGAACCATTCAAGCCTGGCGATGAAGTCAAATTGAATGCAGACCATATGAAGGGGATGAATGGAGCCACTGCTGTAATTGATTCAGCCGAAGAAACAACGGTTTATATGGTAGATTTCAAAAATACTGAAACAGGTAAAGAAGTAAAAAACCATAAATGGGTCATAGAAAGTGAACTATCGCCGCAGAAATAA
- the thiC gene encoding phosphomethylpyrimidine synthase ThiC, whose amino-acid sequence MASFSGSKKVYVEGSQPDIRVPMREIELSPTSGSFGEETNEPVRVYDTSGPYTDPAYTPDLRKGLPPLRSRWIQRRGDVEAYEGRKIKPEDNGYSSEHDPRANDKVFPDLSRKPLRAKEGKNVTQLHYAKKGIITPEMEFIAIRENMDPEFVRSEVARGRAIIPSNINHPETEPMIIGRNFHVKINANIGNSAVSSSIEEEVEKMTWATRWGADTIMDLSTGKNIHTTREWIIRNSAVPVGTVPIYQALEKVNGIAEDLSWEVFKDTLIEQAEQGVDYFTIHAGVLLRYVPLTARRLTGIVSRGGSIMAQWCLHHHKENFLYTHFEEICEIMKAYDVAFSLGDGLRPGSIADANDEAQFAELKTLGELTKLAWKHDVQVMVEGPGHVPMHLIKENMDKQLEICQEAPFYTLGPLTTDIAPGYDHITSAIGAAMIGWYGTAMLCYVTPKEHLGLPNKDDVREGVITYKIAAHAADLAKGHPGAQKRDDALSKARFEFRWRDQFNLSLDPERALEYHDETLPAEGAKTAHFCSMCGPKFCSMRISHDIRNYAKEHKLEPEDAIKRGLVEKAEEFKKAGGKLYQ is encoded by the coding sequence ATGGCAAGCTTCTCTGGGAGCAAAAAAGTCTATGTGGAGGGCTCGCAGCCTGATATTAGGGTTCCGATGCGAGAGATTGAATTAAGTCCGACCAGCGGATCTTTTGGAGAGGAAACCAATGAGCCGGTTCGCGTATATGATACGAGCGGTCCCTATACGGATCCTGCTTATACACCCGATCTTAGAAAGGGTCTTCCTCCACTGAGGAGCAGGTGGATTCAGAGACGAGGGGATGTTGAAGCGTATGAGGGCCGGAAAATAAAGCCCGAGGACAATGGATACTCAAGTGAGCATGACCCGCGGGCAAATGATAAGGTTTTTCCGGACCTATCGCGTAAGCCATTGAGGGCGAAGGAAGGGAAGAATGTTACCCAGCTGCATTATGCCAAAAAGGGAATCATTACGCCGGAGATGGAGTTCATAGCGATACGGGAGAATATGGACCCGGAATTTGTGAGATCTGAAGTGGCAAGGGGCAGGGCCATCATTCCTTCCAATATCAATCATCCTGAGACTGAACCCATGATTATCGGCAGGAACTTTCATGTCAAAATAAATGCGAACATTGGGAACTCGGCCGTCTCCTCGTCCATTGAGGAAGAAGTGGAAAAAATGACGTGGGCTACCCGATGGGGTGCAGATACAATCATGGATTTGTCTACAGGAAAAAACATTCATACGACACGCGAATGGATTATCCGGAATTCAGCTGTTCCGGTTGGCACTGTTCCGATTTACCAGGCGCTTGAAAAAGTGAATGGCATTGCTGAGGACCTTAGCTGGGAAGTGTTCAAAGATACCCTGATTGAACAAGCTGAGCAAGGGGTTGACTACTTTACCATCCATGCAGGCGTCTTGTTGCGGTATGTTCCGCTGACTGCCAGACGATTGACCGGAATTGTCTCAAGAGGCGGTTCGATCATGGCACAATGGTGCCTTCATCACCATAAAGAAAACTTCCTTTATACACACTTTGAAGAAATCTGCGAAATCATGAAGGCATATGATGTGGCCTTCTCTCTGGGAGATGGTTTGCGCCCGGGATCGATTGCTGATGCCAATGACGAGGCCCAATTTGCTGAGCTCAAAACACTTGGGGAGTTGACGAAGCTTGCGTGGAAGCATGATGTACAGGTAATGGTTGAGGGACCCGGGCATGTTCCGATGCATTTAATCAAGGAGAACATGGATAAGCAGCTGGAGATTTGCCAGGAAGCTCCATTTTATACACTAGGACCGCTAACCACTGACATCGCGCCGGGATATGACCACATTACATCTGCGATCGGAGCTGCGATGATCGGCTGGTACGGTACAGCTATGCTCTGTTACGTAACGCCAAAGGAACATTTGGGACTGCCGAACAAAGACGATGTGCGTGAGGGTGTGATCACCTACAAAATTGCCGCCCATGCCGCTGATCTGGCAAAGGGCCATCCTGGAGCGCAAAAAAGGGACGATGCCCTGTCGAAAGCCCGTTTTGAATTCCGTTGGAGAGATCAGTTCAATCTTTCATTGGATCCTGAACGCGCATTGGAATACCACGACGAAACATTGCCGGCTGAAGGTGCAAAAACTGCTCACTTCTGTTCTATGTGCGGACCTAAATTCTGCAGCATGAGAATCTCCCATGATATCCGGAACTATGCAAAAGAGCATAAGCTAGAGCCGGAGGACGCAATCAAGAGGGGACTTGTTGAAAAAGCAGAGGAATTTAAAAAAGCCGGAGGAAAGCTTTATCAATAA